The window CAAAAAAACTTGATCCATATTATTTTCTTGAAACATGTCCATTCTCAGGTTAGGGAGCTCAGTTAGGGTTGCAAGGTCCGTATCTTTGCGAAATGACAATTGATTCATATCGCTGCCGATAAAATAAATTTGCTGCACCATTTTGGTTGATAAATGAAGATCGTTCAATTTACTTAATAAATCGTTTTTTTGCTGATTAACCGTTAACACATCCCGGACATTCATAGAGCTTTTAAAAAAATCACTAAAGTCCGGGGATTGCAGCAGTTGCATCAAATTGCTAAGTTCACCAAGCTGTGTCAATGTATTTTTGTAAAATTGGTTCGATACATTAGTCTCTCTTTTATCCTGGACAGATTGATTTATATTATTCACATAAGACAGCCCAATAGTAAGAAGCACCGTTTGTGCCAGTAAGGTGAGCAATACAGAGACAATAATGATGTTTCTGCGTGTAGGACTAAGCTTGTTGAAATACGGGTTTGCCATCCTATCAACAGCCCCTTTCTATCCTAATTTGCTGCTTCTCTATATTCCATCGGTGTTTTACCCGTATGTTTTTTAAATATCTCTGAGAAATAAGCCTGGTCTGAATAACCGACTAACTCAGCAATCTCATATATTTTAAAGCGTACATCCGCTATTAGCTCAATCGCTTTGTTCAACCGTTGCGATGTCAAAAATTGCAAATACGATTCCCCGGATTCACGGAAAAGCGCACTCAAATGGCCGGGAGTTACATATACTTCATTGGCTACTTGCTTTAAAGTAATACTTTGATGGAAATTTTGCTTTATAAATTGTTTAGCTTGTTGCACGACTATGCTGTCTTTCTTTTTATCTTTGGCATGGCTCACTGAAAGCGATTCTTTAGCAGCTGTATGGTCAAGCTCTTCAGCTTGTGCAGGTTCGCTGTATTCATGATTGCTGTCTTCTTCGGGTGAGTTTTCCAATAGTTGCTTGGCAGATTGGGCTGAACTCCATATCTCCGTTAGATGCTGTACGGGTTTTCCAATGCTTAGCGAGAGAGTTGACTTTAACAAACCCATAAATTTGGATAGCTGCCGTTTGACTTGAATGAAATCGTCTTTAGACGAAGATTTCGCAGTAAGCAAATAAGATTCTGCATTTTCTTTATTCACAAGATGATAAGCTGATCCTTGCACATCCCAAATATCACATAAAATATTATCCAAAGAAAAAGCAATCAGCTTCAGTTCGCGATCTGAACCAATTTTTGCGTTTAAAGATATCCGATCAAGCCGAATCAACGCAACTTTATATTCGAGGCCATCGAGTAAAATTTCACTCTCCGAGCATCCCAACTCAATATCATCCGCCGACATCCTGTTCCTGAATAACATGGATAGAAACTCTTCCCGCAGCAGCTTCGACAACAGCATCTCTTTGCGGACAAGAACGGATTTTCTGAGTTCCTCCTGTTTTTCAGCATCCAGCTTGTGAACCAATCTCTCAAAAGTTTGAAATAGAATATCAAATTGAGTAGGTTTTAACAAATAATCAACGGCGCCATTTTTCAACGCTTTTTGCGCATAATCAAAGTCGCTGTGGCCTGATAAAATGATGACTCGAATGAACGGTTGTTGCCGCAGCAATACAGTCATCAATTCAATCCCATCCATAAATGGCATTCGAATATCAGTCAATACAATATCTATGGGATGTTCCGAAATAAATTGCAACGCTTCTAGACCATGTTTAGCGCACCCCAATAATTTCAAACCCATGGTATGCCATGGGATTGCTGATAAACCTTCACGAATTTCTATTTCGTCATCGACGATGAGTAAATGATACATGTGATACACCCCTCCTTAAACCTTCACAATTTGAAACCGCTTTCAACTTCATTTACCATCCTTTTATTCATTCCATTATGCCAAATCCGATATGGATTGAACAGCATCAATAAATCCCTTTAACTGTTGAATGGCATCAAACAAAAATAAGCCCTCTATCCCATTAAAGGAAAGTGAGCATTGATCATTCCGAGTATGTTTTTTTATACGACACTATTTATGAAACGAAATAATTACATCTAAATCCTACCGGTCTTATAAAATGGCTTATATAAATTGATGTTTATTTTCGGTAACCCATTTCAGGGACGTTCTTCACTCCAAAGGAGAATTTTGGGCTAAATAACGTCCATACGGTCCCGTAAGCAAACGTATTGAGTGAGGAAGCAAGCAGGACAGTGGAGTGGATTCACCCCCCTGCGCGCTTAGCAACATCCGAAGACCAGGTTATCCACACGCCCTCCCTAACCAATCAACAAGCCTTCCGCACGCGCCTTCTCCACTGCCTCCTCACGATTGCTGACGCCAAGCTTGCCGTAAATCGTAGAAATGTAATTGCGTACCGTTCCTTCGGACAAGAACAGCTTTGCCGCCAACGTCTTATAACGCATCCCCGAATCCAGATACTGCAATATTTCCATCTCGCGTTTGGTTAATCCGTAAAGAAATCTATCCACAGCGGCCGATTCGGAAACTTCGGAAACTCGATCGAACCTCTCGAGCATTTTGGCCGTGATCTCCCGATTAATCGCGGTTCCCCCCGAATGGACGAGGCGTACTGTCTCAATAAGCTCCTGCAATTGCGCCGACTTCAGGCAGTACCCGTCAGCGCCGTTCTTTAAAGCGGTTAGCGCCTGATCCAACTCCTCGAAAGTGGACATCATCAACACCTTGATTCCCGGATAAGTTTGCTTGATTGTCTGTAAAGCGGAAATTCCGTCCATGACCGGCATTTGCATGTCCATGAGAACCAGATCCGGATTCGTTCGTTCGCAGACCCTAATAGCCTCAAGCCCGTTCCCGGCGGTAGCCGCTACATGGATCCCGTCCTCGTTCTCCAACAAGGTCTTTAATCCTTCCAGTACGATCGGTTGGTCGTCCACTATGACGACATGAATGACTTGCTTGGTTTCCGGCGATTGATACGGTAGGGAGCAAGTCACGATCGTTCCGTTCCGAGGATCGGACTCGAGATGTAGGCTTCCGTTCAAGGCCTCGAGCCTCTCCCGCATGCCCGTTATGCCGAATCCGGGCTGCAAAGCTTCACGTCCCGTTCCGTTATCCCGGATCTGCAGCGCAATGCGATCCTTCTCGAAGCGAAGCATCACGGTGATACGATCCGCCTGGCCGTGCCGAACCGAATTGGTCAGCGTCTCTTGCAAACAGCGCATGAGCGTGAACCGGCCTTGCCGAGGTACAGGAATAGGATCCCCCGACTGTTTCAGCTCAATCTTTACGGCGGTCTGCTGCGCAAAGGCCTTGGCAATATCATCCAGCAGAACAAAAAGCGGTAAGTCCGTTTGTTCTGTTTGAATATCGTGAATATGCCTGCGAATGTCCTCGAAGCCCGCCCTCGTCAGGGACAGGAGTGTTTCCAGCTTGCTCTTCTCCGTGCCATGAGCCATCGACGCACGAAGCGACTCCATACCCATGATCAGTGATGTGAGCATGTGTCCGATCGTATCGTGCATTTCGCGCGAAAGCCGGTTGCGCTCCTCCAGAATCGTCATTTTCTCAATCTGCTTTATATTTTGCTCCAACATTCTGTTCTGCTCTTCGATGATTTTGCTTTGCTTAGTCGAAGTAATAAGCAAACGAAAGGCATAGCCCAATCCGTAAGAAACGCAATAATTGAAAATAATCCCGAACACAATGGTATCCCAAGAGTAATTCATATGCCAACCGAGCCATGCCGGAAAAGCGAAGGCTGTCAAAGGAGCCAGCCACATGAACGCATAACCGGGGCTGTTGTAACCGATCATGAAAGAAATCGGAAGGAGATACAAATGGGTGTCCGGGTTTGATTTATTCAGCAGGAACAGGATTACTCCGGGAAGCAACAGCTCGCACGCAACATACAGATGTTGATTGATCCGCATAACCAGGAACGGAACGGATATGACAATAAAAGCAATAACCATCTTGATCCAAAACGGAAAGCTCCACTGCCCCTCCACTTCCCATAATAGTGCAATAATAGAAATGCACCAGCAAATCCTGAGCGCAATCATGAACCAATCGTACCATTCCCATCGTGCTATCAGACCGCGCATGACGATACCTCCAAGTTGCTTAGTTACATTCATTATATCTCGTAGTCACGTCGGCAGTAAAATCATATGACAAACTATCATAGGGAAAGAGTGACGTTTTATAACTGGACGATATGATCCTCGTTTTTGTTAAATAAATATGATATGGAATCTTCCAAGATGAACTTAAACGAAGAAACGAGGAGAATGTCAATGAACGGAAACACAGTAATTCGTGGAATGATGGCTGTTGTACTTACTCTGCCGCTGGCGGCGTGCGCTGCTCAGAATAGCGCAATACCCAGCTCCAGTACCAGTGGCGGCACCGTTGCAACTACAACGAAGCCTGCTCATTGGTCCTACTCGGGTGATACGGGCCCTGCCAAATGGACGACTCTGGATCCGCAATATGCCGCATGCGCGAATGGAAGCGAGCAGTCCCCTATCGATATTGAGCTTTCTCAATTAAAAGTGGACAAAGAGTTAGGCAAATTCGAGACCAATTATAAACCAACCGTCTTCACCCTGATGAACAACGGGCATACCATTCAAGCAAATGACGCATCCGGCAGCAATATCATTACCGTTGAAGGCAAAGTTTACACGCTCGTTCAACTACATTTCCATAAACCTAGTGAAAACCAGATCAACGGTAAAACTTTCGATATGGAGATGCATCTTGTACACAAGAATAGTGAAGGCAAACTTGCCGTGCTTGGCGTTCTAATTAAGTCAGGCAGTGAAAACAAACAACTAGCGGAAATGTTCTCGAAGCTTCCGAAAGAAGAAACCAAGGAAGATCTCAAGCTGGATCAAGTCATTGATTTGAACGCTCTGCTGCCACAAGATAAAAAAGCATTCCGATATAAAGGCTCGTTGACGACGCCACCTTGCTCGGAAGGGGTGGACTGGACCGTGCTGGAGGAAACGATTGAACTATCCGATAAGCAAATCCAGGGGTTCGGTGCTATTTTCTCCGACGATCATCGCCCTGTCCAGCCGCTCAACGGCAGAACGGTTGTCACCCAATAATGTGGATGCTAACGAAACGCCCTTCCGGCGTTGGGCGATATCGTATGAACGGCGGGGAACCGGCGCAATATCATCAGCATATAGACCATCTGAAGGCATTCATACAAGCCGTGATGGGAGTGCTTTTGAACCCGGGATGCGTTGTTCAGAACTGAATTTTTGCTGAAATTTTAAAATATTTGTATGCAGTAAAATACAACTACTCTTCATGTTTCTTTAAGGTATCGGCTGACGAAAGTAATATACTTGTGCAATTCTAAAAATGGGAGATGACTTCTTTATGAAAGCATTGAGACCGGTTCAGGCACTGAAGTCTGTCATGTTTGGCATGATGATGGCATTCGTTTCGATCGGCGCGATGCCCATTTTGGTTATCAAAAGCTTTACGGAAACGTTTCTCCCCTAAGCGGTTTTTGCGTCCTCATAACTCAAGTAAACAAACACCTGACCTTCGAATACAGATCATTTTTAAGTTGATTTTAATTAAGTAATGAGAACAGAAAGAACTGAGAACTTTACCCTCGGTTCTTTTTTTTCTTAAAATAAATGGGACTATTTTGATGTCATTTTAACTCAACCGAGCAGAAAATCTCCGTCGCAGAATAAGAAACTATTCCAATAACAAAAAGCCAAATGATAAAATCACTAAAAATATGAATTGGTATTTCGAGCAAATATCTTTAATATGGCACGAACATGCTTCAAGCCTAAAAATTCCCTATAAGTTTTACCCTCCAAATTAGATCCAATTAAACGTTAACACTTTCCTCCGTAGGCGAATATCATATCCCGATAATATTAAAGGAGGGATACAGTGTTACCAATTTCTAACCCAGGTATGATGGATGTTAACCCAGCCATGATGAATTCCAAGCCAGGTATGACGAATGTCTCACCTATTGGTGGAGATATGAAGTCGTTATGTCAGAAGTACATGAATTATCATGTAATTGCACAAACAACTAGTGGACAGCAATTTGATGGGATTATCGATGGTATGGATAACGAAGGCATTACTATGTTGGTTCCTGAAGATGTAGACGGCGATGAACGCCAATTTACGAATGGATACGGTCAAAACGGATATGGTCGAAGAAGATATCGAAGATTTCGCCGGCAGCGGTTCCCGTATCAATTCCTACTTCCGTTTTTAACACCGTATCCATACTACTACCCGCCCTATCCTTATCCATATCCTTACTATCCTGGTTATGATTACGGTGGAGGATATTAAAAAAATGAACCTTATGGGGATTTTTCCATAAGGTTCATTTTTTCATATTGAACTTTTTATAACTAACGTTCTCCGTCCCTCGGTTGAATGACCAATATACTAATTGGGACCATGTAACGATCCGATTTGATGGTCGATTCAATTTAATAGCTTAAGGCAAGAACTATTTTATAGATTCATAAATGACTTCTGAATAATTTAAAGATAGACCTCCTACGTCATATTTCCCTTATTTCTACGCTATCCGCTCAAGAGGGATTATACAGTCTACGTTCTTCTAAGACTATTGAATGGACAACAAGTATTGGGCATCCCGGAGCAAGTATTTAGCAGCTTCCGCAGAAATATGCTTTCCGCTTTGCGCCTTCACCTCGTTCACGAAGGCAACCAGATTGTTCGTATCCAATTTGCTTTGCAAGCTGTTTGCGATACCCTCATTATCAATCCAATGGGTATTTGTAAACCGTGTTACTAATCCCTTTAAGGAATCGACGCTTGTCGTAGTTTGGAACGATATGATTTGGCTGCCCACGTTCCCTGCCAGATCGCTTGACGTTACGTTCAACGTATGCGAACCGATCGGCAACGTATACAGGGGAATGGTTATCCCTTGCTGCACCCCATTGGTATCCAGCGTTACCGTAGTTTTGCTGCTGTCAACCCCGGACAAGTCATCGCTCAGCGTAACGATCGGCGTCACATCCCCAGTATCGCTGAACGTACCGTACACCAATCCGGAAACGGTGATTGTCGGCGCTGTCTTATCGAACTTAACCGTTAGAGACTTCGCCTCTTCCACATTTCCCTTCAAGTCTGAGGAACGGTAATGCAACTGGTAATGGCCTTCCTGAACCAATTCAACCGGACCTGTGTAGACGATCCAATTGTTCCCGCCATCTAGACTGTATTCCACCCGTTTTACAACGCCCGAATAGCTGCCTGTAGCCGTCAAGGTCAATGTCGGTGCTGCGGTAAACCAACCGTCTTTTACGCTTTGTCCTTGAAGGTCCGCGACGGTAACAGGCGGAGTAACGTCAAGCTCTAACGCATCGATGGCTTGTTGTAAAGCTCTAACCTCGGCATCAAGCACAGCATAGGAGGTAATCGTGCCAAGCGCTGCTTGAGCTATGTCGATTGCCTGCTGCATGGCGGTGAAGGAGCTTACCGTGTAGGATCCATCGGCATTGCTAATGGCTTTAGCAGCTGCGATTAAACTTTCCAGCTCACTTTTGTTCACTTCACTGCTGGCTTTTACTTTGAACACAATGGTCATTGACTGGGCCTGAGCTTCACCGTCAGTTGCCGCGAATGTAACCTGATACGTTCCAGCACGCGGATTGCTCCAGGTAAACTTGCCGTCCTTCAGCTCATATCTGGCTCCGGAAGGCAACGTTGTGTTCGAGATCGTTACCGCAACCGGATCTTTGTCCAAGTCGACGGTTTTGACCGGGAAGGAGACTGGGACGCCCTCTGTTACAGGCAAGGGATAATTCGGCAGCGAGAAGTTGTCAATCTGCGCCGACCAATTATTTTTTACTGGGCTGACCCCAGACACCTTGAGTCCCATCATAGCGACACCAGCGTATACTGCCGCATCGTTCGGGATGCCGCCCAAAGATATAGTGCGAAGCGGAGTCGAATCGCCTTTGCCGTTGCCCCACGAGCTGTCAGCGTTCTGAACGTACCCTTTGATTTGATCGCCGGTGCGCACAATTCGCGCCCAATAAGGCGGTGTTTTTCCTTTAAAGTAAGCCGCGTCTCCTGATCCGTCAAAGATCCCTTTGCTGGAGCCGGCGCCTTTCACGCTGCGGAACGGAGCTGCCACTTTATAAGTACCCCAATCTGTATTAGCGGCGTCCGTCGTGAGGCCAGTCATCAAAAATCGTGGCGCGTCATCATAAACATCCTCCGTAACCGCCACTCCTGCATATCGGGCATTGTCCGCACTTAGAATCCGCGAGATCATTTCACCGCCTTCATATAACGGGACGTAGTAGAAGAAAGGATGCTGTTCATGCACCAGCGAAGCGCCGGAAAGATCCATGTTTAAGGTAATCGTTCCGGTTTCGTTGTCCAGATTTCCTTGCGATGCGATCGTTCCGCTTGCGCTGCTTGCCGACACAGTATACTGGATTTGTTTGAAATCCACGATCGGCAGGAAGAACGGCGACTTGTTCTGATAGGCCACATAAATATAAAGCGATTTTGTGACGGCGAACAACCCATTGCTCACCGTCAGGTCGATTCGATACGTATCGTTCGGAGTTCGACTCATCTGACTTTTGGCCGGCGTCCATGTAAGTAGGCCGGTGCTGGCGTCAAACGATGCGCCGGCAGGAAGATTGCCGATCGAATAGAGCAGATTAAGGCCGGCAGGATCGACAACATTGAATCGGTAAGTTGCCCGGTCATTCGTTGTAAAGGTAATCGGTTGATCGGGAACGGTAATCATCGGCTTGCCTAAGACGCTAATTATGATCGATTGCGTATCCGCAGCGTTGTCGGTTTGCGCTTTGAAAGTAACCGTGTAAGACCCTCCGCTATCAGCTAACGGCGTCCAGTTGAATACACCGTTCACTAAGCTCATGCCAAGAGTTGCCGCACTCCATGCCGTACCGTCCTTCACGACGCTGTCGATGCTGTAGCTGATATTAGAAGTTCCGACCGATGCAGCTTCGGCCGGTATGCTCGCTACATTTTCCAGATTAGCTCGGAGCCCGAAAGAAAGTGCGTTGCCGCCGACGACGGATTTGTTGCCGATCGGCTCGAGAATCGGAACATTCGTAGCGTCGTTATACACCTTGACGTTGATGCCCAGGCTTCCCGTAAAACTATTCGTGCCCGTTGCGTCCTTCGTCGTAAATACAAGTGAATTGTTGCCGATATTATCAGCCGTCGGCGTGAATACGATATTGCCCGTTGCAGCATCAAATGTCGCTCCCGCCGGCAATTGCGCCCCAATCGCTTGAATATTACTGCCGCCAAAGGCGTCCGTCGCGGAGACATGGAAGCGTACAGTATCGCCGACTGAAACCGTAAGATCGGTTATGCCCGTCAAGGTTGAGGGCGTACCCCCGTTTCTCGGCGAAATGGCGATGTCCGGTACCGCGAATATCGGTGACGTATACAAGTAGTTGATGCTGTTATAGACCGTTCTATTGCCTAGCACGAGACCCGCATAAATTTTGCTTCGCGTCTGCGTGGCGCCGCTTGCATCTTTGTAAGTAAGATCCAAGGCCTTGGTCGATCCGATTTGCGTCCAGTTCGTCGGATAGGCCGTTTCCTCCACTTTGGCCACGCCTAACGATTCATACGTGCCCGCAGGCGCTAATGAATAATAAGCGGAATAGTTGCCACCATTCAATATAATTTTCAGCCAGACGTCTCCCACCGCAATTTTCGGTGTCGTAGACAGATCAAAGGAGAGACCGGTATCCGACTTGTTTATGCCGCTTTGTATCCAGGTGTCGCCACTTGCAACCGCATTGATCGCATACTTCGAGTAATTATCCAGCGTGTTGCGGAGCATCAATCCGATTCGTGATCCGACTTTGAGCGAGCTGTTGTAGATGCTGGTCGGAACTTTGGTAATAAAAGTGTAGTTCATCTTCGGATCGATTTCCTGATAAGTGAAATGGTATTTATTATATTCATCCGTCGGACCAATCAAAATACCGTTGCCAAGCGACGATAACGTGACTTTGTTGCCATTAACGGTCGTCGCGCCGTATTGGAACTCGTTCCAGCCCGCTTCTTTCCATGGAGTAGCAATCGGGATAGCGCCGGACGTGTCTACCGGCGGAACGCCAACGCCGCCGCTGACCACGACAGGATCGGAAAATTCGCCGTTTACCCCGTTGCTATCGAAAGCGACCACTTTATAGTAAATGGTTTTGCCGGTTGAAAGGCCGCTATCCGTATATTTATTGCCGGTAATATATTGACCGACAAGC is drawn from Paenibacillus sp. V4I7 and contains these coding sequences:
- a CDS encoding response regulator, which gives rise to MYHLLIVDDEIEIREGLSAIPWHTMGLKLLGCAKHGLEALQFISEHPIDIVLTDIRMPFMDGIELMTVLLRQQPFIRVIILSGHSDFDYAQKALKNGAVDYLLKPTQFDILFQTFERLVHKLDAEKQEELRKSVLVRKEMLLSKLLREEFLSMLFRNRMSADDIELGCSESEILLDGLEYKVALIRLDRISLNAKIGSDRELKLIAFSLDNILCDIWDVQGSAYHLVNKENAESYLLTAKSSSKDDFIQVKRQLSKFMGLLKSTLSLSIGKPVQHLTEIWSSAQSAKQLLENSPEEDSNHEYSEPAQAEELDHTAAKESLSVSHAKDKKKDSIVVQQAKQFIKQNFHQSITLKQVANEVYVTPGHLSALFRESGESYLQFLTSQRLNKAIELIADVRFKIYEIAELVGYSDQAYFSEIFKKHTGKTPMEYREAAN
- a CDS encoding hybrid sensor histidine kinase/response regulator transcription factor, with protein sequence MRGLIARWEWYDWFMIALRICWCISIIALLWEVEGQWSFPFWIKMVIAFIVISVPFLVMRINQHLYVACELLLPGVILFLLNKSNPDTHLYLLPISFMIGYNSPGYAFMWLAPLTAFAFPAWLGWHMNYSWDTIVFGIIFNYCVSYGLGYAFRLLITSTKQSKIIEEQNRMLEQNIKQIEKMTILEERNRLSREMHDTIGHMLTSLIMGMESLRASMAHGTEKSKLETLLSLTRAGFEDIRRHIHDIQTEQTDLPLFVLLDDIAKAFAQQTAVKIELKQSGDPIPVPRQGRFTLMRCLQETLTNSVRHGQADRITVMLRFEKDRIALQIRDNGTGREALQPGFGITGMRERLEALNGSLHLESDPRNGTIVTCSLPYQSPETKQVIHVVIVDDQPIVLEGLKTLLENEDGIHVAATAGNGLEAIRVCERTNPDLVLMDMQMPVMDGISALQTIKQTYPGIKVLMMSTFEELDQALTALKNGADGYCLKSAQLQELIETVRLVHSGGTAINREITAKMLERFDRVSEVSESAAVDRFLYGLTKREMEILQYLDSGMRYKTLAAKLFLSEGTVRNYISTIYGKLGVSNREEAVEKARAEGLLIG
- a CDS encoding carbonic anhydrase encodes the protein MNGNTVIRGMMAVVLTLPLAACAAQNSAIPSSSTSGGTVATTTKPAHWSYSGDTGPAKWTTLDPQYAACANGSEQSPIDIELSQLKVDKELGKFETNYKPTVFTLMNNGHTIQANDASGSNIITVEGKVYTLVQLHFHKPSENQINGKTFDMEMHLVHKNSEGKLAVLGVLIKSGSENKQLAEMFSKLPKEETKEDLKLDQVIDLNALLPQDKKAFRYKGSLTTPPCSEGVDWTVLEETIELSDKQIQGFGAIFSDDHRPVQPLNGRTVVTQ